A single genomic interval of Blastopirellula marina harbors:
- a CDS encoding alpha/beta hydrolase family esterase, whose translation MSTTPIKLLTPGRHRLTLDVDDRERELWVFVPTHTAEPSEGWPIVLTFHGGLSNAPTMMRFCELNELGDTAGFVTVFPNGTGRLPSMKTWNAGMCCGYAQREDVNDVHFIEELLADLPQRVHVDPSRVYATGMSNGGMMAYLLADKLSDCFAAVAPVGGTMGNDTCHPKRPVPVMHMHGTDDQFVRWEGGVGSRSKSKLDFNSVDHAISNWVAANRASPQPLIEKLTPEVNDGTSIEKFTYAATDADSAEVILWKIFGGGHTWPGKESRLELLGPTTQNLDANSVIWEFFQRHRLPL comes from the coding sequence ATGAGCACCACACCGATCAAGCTTTTGACGCCAGGCCGGCATCGTTTAACGTTAGATGTTGATGACCGAGAACGTGAATTGTGGGTGTTTGTGCCCACGCACACTGCCGAACCAAGCGAAGGTTGGCCGATCGTATTGACGTTTCATGGGGGGCTGTCCAATGCGCCCACCATGATGCGTTTTTGCGAATTGAACGAACTGGGAGACACCGCAGGCTTCGTCACTGTTTTCCCAAACGGCACGGGACGATTGCCGTCGATGAAGACGTGGAATGCCGGAATGTGTTGTGGTTATGCCCAACGCGAAGATGTGAACGACGTCCATTTCATCGAGGAGCTCTTGGCCGACCTGCCACAGCGCGTTCACGTTGATCCTTCGAGGGTTTATGCCACCGGGATGTCGAACGGCGGAATGATGGCATACTTGTTGGCAGATAAATTGTCCGATTGCTTTGCCGCCGTGGCTCCGGTTGGCGGAACCATGGGGAACGATACCTGTCATCCCAAGCGGCCGGTGCCGGTCATGCACATGCATGGCACCGACGATCAGTTCGTACGGTGGGAAGGAGGCGTCGGTTCGCGCAGTAAGTCGAAACTCGACTTCAACTCAGTCGACCATGCTATTTCAAACTGGGTGGCTGCCAACCGTGCGAGCCCTCAACCTCTGATCGAAAAATTAACTCCAGAAGTGAACGACGGAACATCAATCGAGAAGTTTACTTACGCTGCGACCGATGCGGACTCGGCCGAGGTCATCCTATGGAAGATCTTTGGTGGAGGACACACGTGGCCAGGTAAAGAAAGCAGGCTCGAACTGCTGGGACCTACGACGCAAAATTTAGATGCGAATTCGGTAATCTGGGAATTCTTCCAGCGGCATCGCCTTCCGTTGTGA
- a CDS encoding CNNM domain-containing protein, giving the protein MLTVFFIFAIGVLLSAFFSGSETGFYRVTRVRLVLDGLGGDWLSRFLLFLTNHPALFVATTLIGNNVANYMVSLAIVLFSHQFFPGSSTAEMALPLIMAPFLFVYGELLPKYFFYRAPNLLLRRSGWFFFLFTVLFAPCAALLWVLGRALQQLLGESPETVRLALARTELEDFLEEGGEFGILNRAQRRVAQGVFGVANRRVTTIATPISRVWTAKIGSKVNNILRVAKRKQLSVIPIVQQEGKRTIPLGYIRVCDLYMGDGEEILNYHPLPEIAANDSCISALTRLQSSGELMAKVVSRAGVVVGIVTMQQLQRSVLDAKKQPA; this is encoded by the coding sequence ATGTTGACCGTATTCTTCATCTTCGCGATCGGCGTTTTACTGAGCGCCTTTTTTAGCGGCTCGGAGACGGGCTTCTATCGCGTGACACGCGTCCGCTTGGTGCTGGATGGATTGGGAGGCGATTGGTTATCACGTTTCCTATTGTTTCTAACAAATCATCCAGCCTTGTTTGTGGCCACTACGCTGATTGGCAACAACGTAGCGAACTACATGGTGTCCCTGGCGATCGTGCTCTTTTCGCACCAGTTTTTTCCGGGCAGTTCGACCGCCGAGATGGCCTTGCCACTGATCATGGCCCCGTTTCTGTTCGTTTATGGCGAGTTGCTGCCGAAGTACTTCTTTTATCGTGCCCCCAATCTGCTCTTGCGCCGCAGCGGGTGGTTCTTTTTCCTATTCACCGTGTTGTTTGCTCCGTGTGCGGCATTGTTATGGGTGTTGGGGCGAGCGCTCCAGCAACTTTTGGGGGAATCACCCGAAACGGTTCGGCTTGCTTTGGCTCGTACCGAATTGGAAGACTTTCTGGAAGAAGGAGGCGAGTTCGGAATTTTGAATCGGGCTCAGCGGCGCGTCGCCCAGGGCGTGTTTGGTGTCGCCAACCGTCGCGTAACCACAATCGCCACTCCGATCTCCCGAGTCTGGACGGCGAAGATTGGTTCGAAGGTGAACAATATTCTTCGCGTTGCCAAGCGGAAGCAGCTTTCCGTTATTCCGATTGTCCAGCAGGAAGGCAAGCGTACGATTCCCCTTGGTTATATTCGTGTCTGTGACCTTTACATGGGGGATGGCGAAGAGATTCTCAATTATCACCCGCTCCCCGAAATTGCCGCCAACGATAGTTGTATCTCGGCCCTCACGCGGCTGCAAAGCTCCGGCGAACTGATGGCCAAGGTCGTCAGCCGAGCTGGAGTTGTCGTCGGCATTGTGACGATGCAGCAGTTGCAGCGATCAGTTCTCGACGCCAAGAAACAGCCTGCTTAA
- a CDS encoding CNNM domain-containing protein — MDVFVAIAPWLVTMLLLVACSGMFSASEAAFFYLKLEDRKRFRKGTTAQRAAASLLADPDRLLSAILFWNLMINVAYFAVASIVGIRLQDQFGATYATAFSTMSLLVIIFFSEMMPKSLAVLRAPALAAFLAVPIAFAVRVIDPIRPIMRGVSTLSQRLIWPRFEAEPYMQVSDLERAIQMSMQSSTVLEQEEMALRGIVSLSDSLAAELMRPRMRFKMFQPPVSLKDLDCEMTPSGYLLIADEQGDDVVSAINLIDATELPQENLEDIAQEVLVFPWCAQASEVFQQMLASENEVAAVVNELGETIGVVTLRDLMETIFSNSHGRSERILQRKTFEELEPGIYLISGMTSVRRMSKHFQLELPETRHATINGILQEELDGIPEVDDEVDWGPFHFLVVEQLGEGHILVRMTLRQEEE, encoded by the coding sequence TTGGACGTCTTTGTGGCCATTGCACCATGGTTGGTGACAATGCTGCTGTTGGTCGCCTGCTCTGGGATGTTCTCGGCCTCGGAGGCAGCCTTCTTCTATTTGAAGCTCGAGGACCGAAAGCGGTTTCGTAAGGGAACGACTGCCCAGCGAGCGGCCGCTTCTTTGCTGGCAGATCCCGATCGGTTGCTATCGGCGATTTTGTTCTGGAATTTGATGATCAACGTGGCGTACTTTGCCGTGGCGTCGATCGTAGGGATTCGTCTGCAAGATCAGTTCGGTGCCACCTATGCCACCGCGTTCTCGACAATGTCACTGCTGGTCATCATCTTCTTTAGCGAGATGATGCCGAAAAGCCTGGCCGTGCTTCGAGCCCCGGCACTTGCGGCATTCCTGGCCGTTCCGATTGCGTTCGCCGTTCGCGTAATCGATCCAATTCGCCCGATCATGCGTGGTGTTAGTACGCTCTCGCAGCGACTTATTTGGCCACGCTTCGAGGCGGAACCGTACATGCAGGTGTCCGATCTGGAACGGGCGATCCAGATGTCGATGCAAAGCAGTACGGTGCTCGAACAGGAAGAGATGGCACTGCGGGGTATCGTCAGTCTGTCCGATTCCTTGGCGGCTGAGTTGATGCGACCTCGTATGCGTTTCAAGATGTTCCAGCCGCCGGTTTCGCTGAAGGATCTGGACTGCGAAATGACCCCCAGCGGTTACCTGCTAATCGCCGACGAACAAGGGGACGACGTGGTCAGCGCGATCAATTTAATCGACGCTACGGAGTTACCACAGGAGAACCTGGAAGACATCGCCCAAGAGGTGCTGGTGTTCCCGTGGTGTGCTCAGGCGTCGGAAGTTTTTCAGCAAATGCTGGCCAGTGAAAACGAGGTTGCTGCCGTTGTCAACGAGCTCGGAGAAACGATCGGCGTAGTAACGCTACGAGATTTGATGGAGACAATCTTCTCGAACTCGCATGGTCGTAGCGAGCGGATCTTGCAAAGGAAGACGTTTGAAGAGCTTGAACCAGGAATTTATTTGATCTCCGGTATGACGAGCGTGCGCCGGATGTCGAAGCATTTCCAGCTAGAGCTTCCCGAAACACGGCACGCCACGATCAACGGGATTCTGCAAGAAGAACTCGATGGCATTCCCGAGGTTGACGACGAAGTCGACTGGGGGCCGTTCCATTTCCTGGTCGTCGAGCAACTCGGCGAAGGGCACATCCTAGTGAGGATGACCCTGCGACAGGAGGAGGAATAA